Proteins from a genomic interval of Treponema succinifaciens DSM 2489:
- a CDS encoding PSP1 domain-containing protein: MSDIFESDIYEENEDLASLEDLQESESTDSRNFVFPKELYKLKLVYSFEGIYATFPGGKLNDGDKVIVPTRYGLDLAENLGISKVPVGIKPGDVVQIARKANNDDLEKASSLAETEKSAFKVFREKVEHHHLDMKLISVHFLVGEQKALFFFSSDNRVDFRELVKDLVSIFKMRIELRQIGVRDECRITGGLGVCGRPYCCNSISDKLRPVSIKMAKEQNLSLNSMKISGQCGRLLCCLSYEYDWYSEARKKLPNEGIRLFYDDTNFRVIEVNPITSMVKMLGEDGRVIEVNAKRFVREGNRWKIGN, from the coding sequence ATGTCTGATATTTTTGAAAGCGATATATATGAAGAAAATGAAGATCTTGCCTCTCTTGAAGACTTGCAGGAATCAGAAAGCACTGACTCAAGGAATTTTGTTTTTCCCAAAGAACTTTACAAGCTTAAGCTGGTGTATTCATTTGAAGGGATTTACGCCACGTTTCCCGGCGGAAAGCTGAACGACGGCGACAAAGTGATTGTTCCCACACGCTACGGGCTTGACCTTGCAGAAAACCTTGGAATTTCAAAAGTTCCCGTTGGAATAAAGCCGGGCGACGTTGTGCAGATTGCGCGCAAGGCAAACAATGACGACCTTGAAAAAGCTTCTTCACTTGCAGAAACTGAAAAGTCCGCATTCAAAGTATTCCGTGAAAAAGTAGAGCATCATCATCTGGACATGAAACTTATTTCCGTGCACTTTCTTGTGGGCGAGCAAAAAGCCTTGTTCTTCTTTTCCAGCGATAACAGGGTTGACTTCCGCGAGCTTGTAAAAGACCTTGTTTCAATCTTTAAAATGCGAATTGAACTGCGCCAGATTGGAGTGCGCGATGAATGCCGAATTACAGGAGGGCTTGGAGTGTGCGGACGGCCTTACTGCTGCAACAGCATAAGCGACAAACTCCGGCCTGTAAGCATAAAAATGGCAAAGGAACAAAACCTAAGCCTGAATTCCATGAAAATCAGCGGACAGTGCGGACGACTTTTGTGCTGCCTTAGCTATGAGTACGACTGGTATTCCGAGGCACGCAAAAAGCTCCCGAATGAAGGCATAAGACTTTTTTACGACGATACAAATTTCCGCGTAATTGAAGTGAACCCCATAACTTCCATGGTAAAAATGCTTGGAGAAGACGGCCGTGTAATCGAAGTGAACGCCAAACGGTTTGTCCGCGAAGGCAACAGATGGAAAATCGGAAATTAA
- a CDS encoding bactofilin family protein produces MAIFNDNISINSILGTGSSVKGDVKINGFARIDGDIDGNIEATGNVIIGENARIRGNIKAKSITVIGGIVLGDIVAPDFIKLLSSSVVIGDLQTKKLVSEENVVLHGHCISLSDSAEFASAVSRQENMKAISSMSIRI; encoded by the coding sequence ATGGCTATTTTTAACGACAATATTTCCATTAACAGCATCCTTGGCACAGGCTCTTCTGTAAAAGGCGATGTCAAGATAAACGGATTTGCCCGTATTGACGGCGATATTGACGGAAATATAGAAGCCACCGGAAATGTTATAATCGGTGAAAATGCCAGAATCCGCGGAAACATAAAAGCAAAATCCATAACGGTCATAGGCGGAATAGTTCTGGGCGACATTGTTGCGCCGGACTTTATAAAGCTTCTTTCTTCAAGCGTGGTGATTGGAGACTTGCAGACAAAAAAACTTGTTTCAGAAGAAAATGTTGTTTTGCACGGCCACTGCATTTCACTTTCAGACAGCGCGGAATTTGCATCCGCAGTTTCACGGCAGGAAAACATGAAGGCGATTTCTTCAATGTCCATAAGGATTTAA
- a CDS encoding YaaR family protein, with translation MEVEGTSSSLYFSAAASIANAQAQKAQKDEKSQKTDKTRRKLFSSAMEKTREEFALQKDGFPKEIAGLDTEDAAIYLKDQADMAADRLKEKQTPEEFADYRKKVSQFLRYLAKNNFEVKKRERRGFTRKGKPLDPQFKIVVINQKLDEMANWLLSSHREAFAMLARVNEISGLLVDLMAS, from the coding sequence ATGGAAGTTGAAGGCACATCTTCAAGCCTGTATTTTTCCGCAGCAGCTTCCATAGCGAATGCTCAGGCTCAAAAAGCCCAAAAAGACGAAAAATCCCAGAAAACAGACAAAACAAGGCGGAAACTTTTTTCCAGCGCAATGGAAAAGACCCGGGAAGAATTCGCTCTGCAAAAAGACGGCTTCCCTAAGGAAATTGCGGGGCTGGACACGGAAGACGCTGCAATTTATTTAAAAGATCAGGCCGACATGGCGGCGGACCGCCTAAAGGAAAAGCAGACGCCGGAAGAATTCGCTGACTACAGAAAAAAAGTGTCACAGTTTTTAAGATACCTTGCAAAAAACAACTTTGAAGTAAAAAAAAGAGAACGGCGCGGATTCACAAGAAAAGGAAAGCCGCTTGATCCGCAGTTCAAGATTGTGGTCATAAATCAGAAACTGGACGAAATGGCAAACTGGCTTTTAAGTTCGCACAGGGAAGCGTTCGCAATGCTTGCCCGGGTAAACGAAATCAGCGGCCTGCTTGTAGACCTTATGGCGTCATAA